A single window of Betta splendens chromosome 11, fBetSpl5.4, whole genome shotgun sequence DNA harbors:
- the LOC114866089 gene encoding polyhomeotic-like protein 1 isoform X1 → METDGEQSQQGASTNGSPASGANSRPSPMNSMSLYERQAVQALQALQRQPNAAQYFQQLMLQQQISSAQLHNLAAVQQVKATLAASRQSSPSSSSSSQTSSTTATSVTAGAGSTTSSRPVGASATSTISQSVVLSGTAGGQGQMYLRVNRSLRAPISSQLIFMPGNAATAAVATVTQQSQIQQQQEGTPSSSASSQSDNDQVQNLALRCVSSPKVGVKTEAPERSDSAAYSLVQTSPQSSIKPSQPHPQPPHIKIPTYPQPTNLKAQPSSSSGASSSSSSSIPLSQLLLHGTRTLTTGTSAPAAAHTLVLTSNAASQAHGYPVGTATIKPAVNAQTLVVQPLQKTSLGGEKSGSGPIPIQPKTLQGLRLPLQLPSRNPPPILPALPPTSSSIQPPQPPHIPVQIVGARQSTLGNAQALALARGSCSQDGAAVLTSSSSLLTMVASIASRDGGIISRGVGLKALQSPQEAPPVAPPVAQVSQVHPQANPSSAQSQNGPLAPGPASSQSSSITSPPPSRPPPSLPLPLTTEEQRGASAAVTTNGDSAGSQTPQGKQITGSLKRKSDSVSDEGPSPARIQPVRDHPSALPAKPPEAGPGAAPPPAASSPSPVLSVSRGVCGQGERAPPPQAVVKPHVLTHLIEGFVIQEGAEPFPVCGPVKDSAGEDLTNDSPDTNQTETVTTATVLKCEYCKNFAPASQFRGTKRFCSMTCAKSMYWFPRYNVSFRQHFCVRQGQGQDHRPDREQGQGHLSNSDEEGGVARRRVPRRTSSEIASAKIAGRPLPVKCHSDSSRSAEESSGEEDEDEPMSLSPASSASCHQPPPLLPTDNPAAGSPPTSPSQWSVEDVSQFISSLQGCEELASQFLSQEIDGQALLLLKEEHLMSTMNIKLGPALKICAHINNLRD, encoded by the exons ATGGAGACGGACGGAGAGCAGAGCCAGCAGGGGGCCTCGACCAATGGGAGCCCTGCGTCCGGGGCGAACTCCCGCCCCTCTCCCATGAACTCCATGTCTCTGTACGAGCGGCAGGCGGTGCAG gcgctgcaggcgctgcagcggcAGCCCAATGCAGCCCAGTACTTCCAGCAGCtgatgttgcagcagcagatcagcagtGCCCAGCTGCACAACCTGGCTGCTGTGCAACAGGTCAAG gCGACTCTGGCTGCCAGTCGCCAGTCGAgtccttccagcagcagctcgtctcagaccagcagcaccacagct ACCAGTGTAACAGCTGGAGCAGGGTCCACGACCAGCAGCCGTCCTGTGGGTGCGTCAGCAACATCCACAATCAGCCAATCAGTGGTGCTCAgtggcacagcaggggggcagGGGCAGATGTACCTGAGG GTCAATCGCTCGCTGAGGGCCCCCATCTCCTCGCAGCTCATCTTCATGCCCGGCAACGCGGCAACGGCTGCCGTGGCAACGGTCACCCAGCAGTCACAGATTCAGCAACAGCAAGAAGGGACGCCATCTTCCTCCGCAAGCAGCCAGTCAGATAACGACCAG gtgcAGAATCTAGCCTTGCGATGCGTGTCCAGTCCCAAAGTGGGTGTTAAGACGGAAGCCCCAGAGAGGAGTGACTCAG ctgccTATTCCCTGGTCCAGACCTCCCCCCAGTCCTCCATTAAGCCGAGCCAACCTCACCCCCAGCCCCCCCACATCAAAATCCCCACCTACCCTCAACCCACCAACCTCAAAGCCCAACCTTCTTCCTCGTCTggtgcttcctcctcctcctcctcctccatccctctctcccagctcctgcttcacgGGACCCGGACCCTAACCACAGGGACCTCagcccctgcagcagcacacaccTTAGTTCTGACATCCAACGCAGCCTCTCAGGCCCATGGCTACCCTGTTGGCACGGCGACCATCAAGCCTGCGGTCAACGCTCAGACTCTGGTGGTGCAGCCTCTGCAGAAGACTTCTCTGGGTGGAGAGAAATCAGGCAGCGGCCCCATCCCCATCCAGCCTAAAACTCTACAGGGGCTCCGTCTGCCCCTCCAGCTGCCGTCTAGAAACCCTCCTCCCATCCTGCCCGCTCTCCcacccaccagcagctccatccagCCCCCCCAGCCGCCGCATATCCCGGTCCAGATCGTTGGAGCCCGGCAGAGCACCCTGGGAAACGCCCAGGCTCTGGCTTTGGCCAGGGGCAGCTGCAGCCAGGACGGAGCGGCCGTGCTCACCAGCTCGTCCAGCCTGCTCACCATGGTGGCGTCCATCGCCTCCAGAGACGGAGGGATCATAAGCCGAGGCGTGGGCCTGAAGGCGCTGCAGTCGCCGCAGGAGGCTCCTCCGGTGGCTCCTCCGGTGGCTCAGGTCTCTCAGGTGCACCCGCAGGCCAATCCAAGCTCCGCGCAGAGTCAGAACGGGCCCCTGGCTCCCGGTCCGGCCTCCTCCCAGTCCAGCTCCATtacctctcctccaccctctcggcctcccccctcccttccccttCCCCTgacaacagaggagcagagaggagcgtcAGCTGCTGTGACCACTAATGGAGACTCTGCTGGAAGTCAAACACCACAG GGAAAGCAGATTACTGGTTCTCTGAAGAGGAAGTCGGACTCGGTCAGTGACGAAGGCCCCTCTCCCGCTCGCATCCAGCCTGTCAGGGATCACCCCTCTGCACTCCCAGCCAAGCCCCCTGAAGCAG GTCCTggagccgctcctcctccagccgcctcctctccctctccagtgCTGTCGGTGTCCCGGGGGGTGTGCggtcagggagagagagcgccTCCCCCTCAGGCCGTGGTCAAACCACACGTCCTCACTCACCTCATCGAGGGCTTCGTCATCCAGGAAGGGGCAGAGCCGTTCCCT GTTTGTGGTCCAGTCAAAGACTCGGCCGGAGAGGATTTAACGAATGACAGTCCGGACACAAACCAGACGGAGACGGTTACAACAGCAACAG TGCTGAAATGCGAGTACTGTAAAAACTTTGCTCCTGCCAGCCAGTTCAGAGGCACCAAGAGATTCTGCTCCATGACTTGTGCCAAGAG TATGTATTGGTTCCCCAGGTACAACGTCAGCTTCAGGCAGCACTTCTGCGTGCGGCAGGGTCAAGGTCAGGATCACAGGCCGGATCGGGAGCAGGGCCAAGGTCACCTCTCCAACTCTGACGAGGAGGGAGGCGTCGCCAGGCGGAGGGTTCCCCGCAGGACCAGCTCCGAAATAGCCAGTGCCAAGATCGCAGGGAGACCCCTCCCTGTCAAG TGCCATTCAGACTCCAGCCGCTCAGCCGAGGAGTCCAGcggggaggaggatgaggacgaacCCATGTCCCTCTCACCTgcatcctctgcttcctgtcaccaGCCGCCTCCCCTGCTCCCAACAGACAACCCTGCAGCCGGTTCCCCCCCCACCAGCCCCTCGCAGTGGAGTGTGGAGGACGTGTCACAGTTTATTTCCTCGCTCCAAG GCTGTGAGGAGCTCGCCtcgcagttcctgtcgcagGAGATCGACGGAcaggccctgctgctgctgaaggaggagcaTCTCATGTCCACCATGAACATCAAGCTAGGTCCCGCCCTCAAGATCTGTGCCCACATTAACAATCTGAGGGACTGA
- the LOC114866089 gene encoding polyhomeotic-like protein 1 isoform X2, giving the protein METDGEQSQQGASTNGSPASGANSRPSPMNSMSLYERQAVQALQALQRQPNAAQYFQQLMLQQQISSAQLHNLAAVQQVKATLAASRQSSPSSSSSSQTSSTTATSVTAGAGSTTSSRPVGASATSTISQSVVLSGTAGGQGQMYLRVNRSLRAPISSQLIFMPGNAATAAVATVTQQSQIQQQQEGTPSSSASSQSDNDQVQNLALRCVSSPKVGVKTEAPERSDSAAYSLVQTSPQSSIKPSQPHPQPPHIKIPTYPQPTNLKAQPSSSSGASSSSSSSIPLSQLLLHGTRTLTTGTSAPAAAHTLVLTSNAASQAHGYPVGTATIKPAVNAQTLVVQPLQKTSLGGEKSGSGPIPIQPKTLQGLRLPLQLPSRNPPPILPALPPTSSSIQPPQPPHIPVQIVGARQSTLGNAQALALARGSCSQDGAAVLTSSSSLLTMVASIASRDGGIISRGVGLKALQSPQEAPPVAPPVAQVSQVHPQANPSSAQSQNGPLAPGPASSQSSSITSPPPSRPPPSLPLPLTTEEQRGASAAVTTNGDSAGSQTPQGKQITGSLKRKSDSVSDEGPSPARIQPVRDHPSALPAKPPEAGPGAAPPPAASSPSPVLSVSRGVCGQGERAPPPQAVVKPHVLTHLIEGFVIQEGAEPFPVCGPVKDSAGEDLTNDSPDTNQTETVTTATVLKCEYCKNFAPASQFRGTKRFCSMTCAKRYNVSFRQHFCVRQGQGQDHRPDREQGQGHLSNSDEEGGVARRRVPRRTSSEIASAKIAGRPLPVKCHSDSSRSAEESSGEEDEDEPMSLSPASSASCHQPPPLLPTDNPAAGSPPTSPSQWSVEDVSQFISSLQGCEELASQFLSQEIDGQALLLLKEEHLMSTMNIKLGPALKICAHINNLRD; this is encoded by the exons ATGGAGACGGACGGAGAGCAGAGCCAGCAGGGGGCCTCGACCAATGGGAGCCCTGCGTCCGGGGCGAACTCCCGCCCCTCTCCCATGAACTCCATGTCTCTGTACGAGCGGCAGGCGGTGCAG gcgctgcaggcgctgcagcggcAGCCCAATGCAGCCCAGTACTTCCAGCAGCtgatgttgcagcagcagatcagcagtGCCCAGCTGCACAACCTGGCTGCTGTGCAACAGGTCAAG gCGACTCTGGCTGCCAGTCGCCAGTCGAgtccttccagcagcagctcgtctcagaccagcagcaccacagct ACCAGTGTAACAGCTGGAGCAGGGTCCACGACCAGCAGCCGTCCTGTGGGTGCGTCAGCAACATCCACAATCAGCCAATCAGTGGTGCTCAgtggcacagcaggggggcagGGGCAGATGTACCTGAGG GTCAATCGCTCGCTGAGGGCCCCCATCTCCTCGCAGCTCATCTTCATGCCCGGCAACGCGGCAACGGCTGCCGTGGCAACGGTCACCCAGCAGTCACAGATTCAGCAACAGCAAGAAGGGACGCCATCTTCCTCCGCAAGCAGCCAGTCAGATAACGACCAG gtgcAGAATCTAGCCTTGCGATGCGTGTCCAGTCCCAAAGTGGGTGTTAAGACGGAAGCCCCAGAGAGGAGTGACTCAG ctgccTATTCCCTGGTCCAGACCTCCCCCCAGTCCTCCATTAAGCCGAGCCAACCTCACCCCCAGCCCCCCCACATCAAAATCCCCACCTACCCTCAACCCACCAACCTCAAAGCCCAACCTTCTTCCTCGTCTggtgcttcctcctcctcctcctcctccatccctctctcccagctcctgcttcacgGGACCCGGACCCTAACCACAGGGACCTCagcccctgcagcagcacacaccTTAGTTCTGACATCCAACGCAGCCTCTCAGGCCCATGGCTACCCTGTTGGCACGGCGACCATCAAGCCTGCGGTCAACGCTCAGACTCTGGTGGTGCAGCCTCTGCAGAAGACTTCTCTGGGTGGAGAGAAATCAGGCAGCGGCCCCATCCCCATCCAGCCTAAAACTCTACAGGGGCTCCGTCTGCCCCTCCAGCTGCCGTCTAGAAACCCTCCTCCCATCCTGCCCGCTCTCCcacccaccagcagctccatccagCCCCCCCAGCCGCCGCATATCCCGGTCCAGATCGTTGGAGCCCGGCAGAGCACCCTGGGAAACGCCCAGGCTCTGGCTTTGGCCAGGGGCAGCTGCAGCCAGGACGGAGCGGCCGTGCTCACCAGCTCGTCCAGCCTGCTCACCATGGTGGCGTCCATCGCCTCCAGAGACGGAGGGATCATAAGCCGAGGCGTGGGCCTGAAGGCGCTGCAGTCGCCGCAGGAGGCTCCTCCGGTGGCTCCTCCGGTGGCTCAGGTCTCTCAGGTGCACCCGCAGGCCAATCCAAGCTCCGCGCAGAGTCAGAACGGGCCCCTGGCTCCCGGTCCGGCCTCCTCCCAGTCCAGCTCCATtacctctcctccaccctctcggcctcccccctcccttccccttCCCCTgacaacagaggagcagagaggagcgtcAGCTGCTGTGACCACTAATGGAGACTCTGCTGGAAGTCAAACACCACAG GGAAAGCAGATTACTGGTTCTCTGAAGAGGAAGTCGGACTCGGTCAGTGACGAAGGCCCCTCTCCCGCTCGCATCCAGCCTGTCAGGGATCACCCCTCTGCACTCCCAGCCAAGCCCCCTGAAGCAG GTCCTggagccgctcctcctccagccgcctcctctccctctccagtgCTGTCGGTGTCCCGGGGGGTGTGCggtcagggagagagagcgccTCCCCCTCAGGCCGTGGTCAAACCACACGTCCTCACTCACCTCATCGAGGGCTTCGTCATCCAGGAAGGGGCAGAGCCGTTCCCT GTTTGTGGTCCAGTCAAAGACTCGGCCGGAGAGGATTTAACGAATGACAGTCCGGACACAAACCAGACGGAGACGGTTACAACAGCAACAG TGCTGAAATGCGAGTACTGTAAAAACTTTGCTCCTGCCAGCCAGTTCAGAGGCACCAAGAGATTCTGCTCCATGACTTGTGCCAAGAG GTACAACGTCAGCTTCAGGCAGCACTTCTGCGTGCGGCAGGGTCAAGGTCAGGATCACAGGCCGGATCGGGAGCAGGGCCAAGGTCACCTCTCCAACTCTGACGAGGAGGGAGGCGTCGCCAGGCGGAGGGTTCCCCGCAGGACCAGCTCCGAAATAGCCAGTGCCAAGATCGCAGGGAGACCCCTCCCTGTCAAG TGCCATTCAGACTCCAGCCGCTCAGCCGAGGAGTCCAGcggggaggaggatgaggacgaacCCATGTCCCTCTCACCTgcatcctctgcttcctgtcaccaGCCGCCTCCCCTGCTCCCAACAGACAACCCTGCAGCCGGTTCCCCCCCCACCAGCCCCTCGCAGTGGAGTGTGGAGGACGTGTCACAGTTTATTTCCTCGCTCCAAG GCTGTGAGGAGCTCGCCtcgcagttcctgtcgcagGAGATCGACGGAcaggccctgctgctgctgaaggaggagcaTCTCATGTCCACCATGAACATCAAGCTAGGTCCCGCCCTCAAGATCTGTGCCCACATTAACAATCTGAGGGACTGA
- the styk1a gene encoding tyrosine-protein kinase STYK1 encodes MSSNSTTTACAPNDTLCTIKQHELEIIIVPALLLGGTLITLVALCFLRFCPRKKQTRTTIPPHYKGSSHRHTHRNNHRNELKGIDAPPGINPLEHEELPMTVQQVQQNGRSTRAAVPQMSTERQRGAFSHVIMLPQTLPRRPNDTVSLYRARMENRNVILTTLKETASSKEKKDFLGFASFVSGLGSHPFLPALLGVVSVQPPQTMVVEELQYGDLLGYLWRCRKDNPGLESSCDMTEKRIFSMAKQVASAMEYLHSQRCIHGNVAARSVLVGADLTAKLWGLGSAYRRRTQAGSPGEVEDMEMRKWQAPEVLARRAVSQSSDVWSFGILLYEMVTLGDPPFAEVMATELLQYLQRGRHLKRPASCSSSLFSIVKSCCQWNAQHRISVSELIRKLQAGEHSANGSTVLRVAEPINIERYLREAGYGEAYNYAVL; translated from the exons ATGTCATCCAACTCCACAACCACAGCGTGTGCACCCAACGACACCCTCTGCA CAATAAAGCAGCATGAGCTGGAGATAATCATCGTCCCTGCACTGCTCCTTGGAGGAACACTGATCACCTTAGTGGCTCTGTGTTTCTTGAGGTTTTGTCCTAGGAAGAAGCAAACAAGGACCACAATCCCTCCGCACTACAAAGGctcatcacacagacacacacacaggaacaaccACAGAAATGAGCTAAAGGGCATTGATG CCCCCCCTGGAATAAATCCATTGGAGCACGAAGAGCTGCCAATGACAGTTCAACAGGTCCAGCAGAATGGCAGGTCAACCCGTGCTGCAGTACCACAGATGTCCACCGAGAGGCAACGTGGAGCCTTCAGTCACGTCATAATGCTGCCACAGACCTTACCCCGCAGGCCCAATGACACAGTTAGTCTGTACAGGGCACGCATGGAAAACAGAAATGTCATCCTGACAACGCTAAAAG AAACAGCAAGcagcaaagagaagaaagacTTTTTAGGTTTCGCCTCTTTTGTGTCTGGACTGGGGTCACACCCCTTCCTACCTGCACTGCTCGGTGTGGTTTCAGTGCAGCCACCACAAACAATGGTGGTGGAAGAGCTCCAGTACGGAGACCTTCTGGGATACCTGTGGAGGTGCAGAAAG GATAACCCGGGTTTAGAGTCGTCATGTGACATGACAGAAAAGAGGATCTTCAGTATGGCAAAACAAGTGGCTTCAGCCATG GAGTACCTGCACAGTCAGAGATGTATCCATGGCAACGTGGCAGCTCGCAGCGTACTGGTTGGTGCAGATCTGACTGCAAAGCTATGGGGACTGGGCTCAGCCTACCGCAGGAGAACACAGGCTGGCTCCCCGGGAGAAGTGGAGGACATGGAGATGAGAAAGTGGCAGGCACCTGAAGTACTGGCCAGaagagctgtcagtcagagcAGTGACGT ATGGTCCTTTGGTATTTTGCTCTATGAGATGGTCACATTGG GGGACCCACCCTTTGCTGAGGTCATGGCGACTGAGCTTCTACAGTATCTGCAAAGGGGGCGACATCTCAAGCGGCCAGCGTCCTGCTCCAGCTCACT GTTTTCTATCGTGAAGTCCTGCTGTCAGTGGAACGCGCAACACCGCATCTCTGTGTCAGAGCTCATTAGAAAACTTCAGGCGGGAGAGCACTCAGCCAATGGGAGCACAGTCCTCAGAGTGGCTGAACCAATAAATATCGAGAGGTATTTGAGAGAGGCGGGATATGGAGAAGCCTACAACTATGCTGTGTTGTGA